A section of the Streptomyces sp. NBC_01591 genome encodes:
- a CDS encoding alpha/beta hydrolase yields the protein MVLLLPDGETDSHRRPSPLSYALQLPLARALARAGEEDGLAAHVVRYRCRGWNATAADLAADAEWAVDEVVRRYGDIPVCLAGHGMGGRAALRAGGHAAVDSVLAMAPWLPEAGADEPEPEPVKHLLGRQVLLVHGTNDARTDPELSFRLAERAKKTNRDTCRFEVHSDGHGLRQHRAEVIALAADFVRGSLFGRAYARPVSDALAAPPPLGLRMPLAAGFGKSLRG from the coding sequence GTGGTTCTGCTGCTCCCGGACGGCGAGACCGACTCGCACCGCCGCCCCTCCCCTCTCTCGTACGCACTCCAGCTGCCGCTGGCCCGCGCCCTGGCCCGCGCCGGTGAGGAGGACGGGCTCGCCGCGCATGTCGTGCGCTACCGCTGTCGCGGCTGGAACGCGACAGCGGCAGACCTCGCGGCGGACGCCGAGTGGGCGGTGGACGAGGTCGTACGACGTTACGGCGACATCCCCGTCTGCCTGGCCGGCCACGGCATGGGCGGCCGGGCCGCGCTCCGGGCGGGCGGCCACGCGGCGGTCGACTCCGTTCTGGCGATGGCGCCTTGGCTGCCCGAGGCCGGGGCGGACGAGCCGGAGCCGGAGCCGGTGAAGCATCTGCTCGGCCGTCAGGTGCTGCTCGTACACGGCACCAACGATGCCCGCACCGACCCCGAACTCTCCTTCCGGCTGGCCGAGCGGGCCAAGAAGACCAACCGCGACACCTGCCGCTTCGAGGTCCACTCGGACGGCCACGGGCTGCGCCAGCACCGGGCCGAAGTGATAGCCCTGGCCGCGGACTTCGTGCGCGGCTCGCTGTTCGGCCGGGCCTACGCGCGCCCGGTCTCCGACGCACTGGCGGCGCCGCCGCCGCTGGGGCTGCGGATGCCGCTGGCCGCGGGGTTCGGGAAGTCGCTGCGGGGGTGA
- a CDS encoding adenosine deaminase produces MMSPTLHVPGQDQIRRAPKVLLHDHLDGGLRPGTIVDLARASGYEGLPETEPDKLGIWFREAADSGSLERYLETFAHTCAVMQTREALVRVAAECAEDLAADGVVYAEVRYAPEQHLEAGLTLEEVVEAVNEGFREGEQRARRDGNRIRVGALLTAMRHAARSLEIAELANRYRDQGVAGFDIAGAEAGFPPTRHLDAFEYLKRENNHFTIHAGEAFGLPSIWQALQWCGADRLGHGVRIIDDIEVDEDGGVKLGRLASYVRDKRIPLELCPTSNLQTGAAASYAEHPIGLLRKLHFRATVNTDNRLMSGTSMSLEFEKLTETFGYTLDDMQWFTVNAMKSAFIPFDERLAMINDVIKPGYAELKSEWLFEQTTATSVSSASAG; encoded by the coding sequence ATGATGAGCCCGACCCTTCATGTGCCCGGCCAGGATCAGATCCGGCGTGCCCCCAAGGTGCTTCTCCACGACCATCTCGACGGCGGCCTGCGCCCGGGAACGATCGTCGACCTCGCCCGCGCGAGCGGATACGAAGGACTGCCCGAGACCGAGCCCGACAAGCTCGGCATCTGGTTCCGCGAGGCGGCCGACTCCGGGTCGCTGGAGCGCTACCTTGAGACGTTCGCCCACACCTGCGCCGTCATGCAGACCCGCGAGGCGCTGGTCCGGGTGGCCGCCGAGTGTGCCGAGGACCTGGCCGCGGACGGTGTCGTCTACGCCGAGGTGCGGTACGCCCCCGAGCAGCACCTGGAGGCCGGACTGACCCTCGAAGAGGTCGTCGAGGCGGTCAACGAGGGCTTCCGTGAGGGCGAGCAGCGGGCCCGCCGGGACGGGAACCGCATCCGGGTGGGCGCCCTCCTCACCGCGATGCGGCACGCCGCGCGTTCCCTGGAGATCGCCGAGCTGGCCAACCGCTACCGCGACCAGGGCGTGGCCGGCTTCGACATCGCGGGCGCGGAGGCGGGCTTCCCGCCCACCCGGCACCTCGACGCCTTCGAGTACCTCAAGCGGGAGAACAACCACTTCACCATCCACGCGGGCGAGGCCTTCGGCCTGCCGTCGATCTGGCAGGCGCTCCAGTGGTGCGGTGCGGACCGGCTCGGTCACGGGGTCCGCATCATCGACGACATCGAGGTCGACGAGGACGGTGGTGTGAAGCTCGGCCGCCTCGCCTCCTACGTACGGGACAAGCGCATCCCGCTGGAGCTGTGCCCGACCTCCAACCTCCAGACCGGCGCCGCCGCCTCGTACGCCGAGCACCCCATCGGGCTGCTGCGGAAGCTGCACTTCCGGGCCACCGTGAACACGGACAACCGGCTGATGAGCGGTACGAGCATGAGCCTCGAATTCGAGAAGCTGACCGAGACTTTCGGATACACGCTCGACGACATGCAGTGGTTCACCGTCAATGCGATGAAGTCGGCATTCATTCCTTTTGATGAACGTCTGGCGATGATCAACGATGTGATCAAGCCCGGATATGCCGAGCTGAAGTCCGAGTGGCTCTTCGAGCAGACCACTGCGACCAGCGTTTCTTCCGCTTCCGCAGGCTGA
- a CDS encoding PspC domain-containing protein codes for MAALARPRDGRMIGGVCAALARRFGTSAGTMRVIFLVSCLLPGPQFLLYLALWLLFPSEKTSSATAAW; via the coding sequence ATGGCCGCACTTGCCCGCCCCCGTGACGGACGCATGATCGGCGGAGTGTGCGCAGCGCTGGCACGGCGCTTCGGCACCTCCGCGGGAACCATGCGCGTGATCTTCCTGGTCTCCTGCCTGCTGCCGGGTCCGCAGTTCCTGCTCTACCTGGCGCTGTGGCTGCTGTTCCCGTCCGAGAAGACGTCGTCGGCCACCGCCGCCTGGTGA
- a CDS encoding VanZ family protein, with protein MRQGSDGQAVIRFRAAGVSLLLAHLLLVGWLTLRPLDVPWTTASNLHPLDGIRADLSLGPVEAARRIGEGLLLLAPLGVLLPMAGGRLTVSPWASLARTVAAGALISTTIELAQTGVPGQIVDVDSLLLNTTGVALAHLLVVPMCRARLRRRKQERVRVVPHPRDEAGQGATPTIPRVGIAP; from the coding sequence GTGCGTCAAGGTTCGGACGGTCAAGCCGTCATCCGCTTCCGCGCGGCCGGGGTATCTCTCCTCCTCGCGCATCTGCTGCTCGTCGGGTGGCTGACGCTGCGCCCCCTCGACGTGCCGTGGACGACCGCCTCGAATCTTCATCCGCTCGACGGCATCAGAGCCGACCTGTCCCTCGGCCCGGTCGAGGCCGCCCGGCGGATCGGTGAGGGGCTGCTGCTGCTCGCCCCGCTCGGCGTGTTGCTGCCGATGGCCGGGGGCCGGCTCACCGTCTCCCCGTGGGCCTCGCTGGCCCGCACCGTCGCGGCGGGGGCGCTGATCTCGACGACCATCGAACTGGCCCAGACCGGAGTGCCCGGACAGATCGTCGACGTCGACTCGCTGCTGCTGAACACCACCGGCGTGGCCCTCGCCCACCTGCTCGTCGTACCCATGTGCCGGGCGCGGCTGCGCCGCAGGAAGCAGGAGCGGGTCAGGGTGGTGCCCCACCCCAGGGACGAGGCGGGCCAGGGTGCGACCCCGACGATTCCCAGGGTCGGGATCGCACCGTAG
- a CDS encoding GerMN domain-containing protein — MGSGNRRAYRSAVALAGVVAGALLAAGCGIRSTSVPVDAGAAPSQVPCTMSAENVTTQALKGIPVQIYLVCSAQLVTVDRTVQVDENASDRVRVAQALLDELRQKPPAEERQAGYSTTVPQNLRVDAARPGDRAGTLRLSEQPEDLRSEALAQIVCTYAESDTLAPEDTVVLGGPGDYAPRGYLCTSEMKARPKAVPTLGVGTGTGA, encoded by the coding sequence ATGGGCAGCGGCAACCGCCGGGCGTACCGTTCGGCCGTGGCACTGGCCGGGGTTGTGGCCGGGGCCTTGCTGGCCGCGGGCTGCGGGATCAGGTCCACCTCGGTGCCGGTGGACGCCGGGGCCGCGCCGTCCCAGGTGCCGTGCACGATGTCCGCGGAGAACGTCACGACGCAGGCCCTCAAGGGCATCCCCGTACAGATCTATCTGGTCTGCTCCGCGCAGCTGGTCACGGTGGACCGTACGGTGCAGGTCGACGAGAACGCTTCGGACCGGGTCCGGGTGGCGCAGGCGCTCCTGGACGAACTGCGGCAGAAGCCGCCCGCCGAGGAACGGCAGGCCGGGTACTCCACGACCGTCCCGCAGAACCTGCGGGTCGACGCGGCCCGCCCCGGCGACCGGGCGGGCACACTGCGGCTCAGCGAGCAGCCGGAGGACCTGCGGTCCGAGGCACTGGCGCAGATCGTGTGCACGTACGCGGAGAGCGACACGCTCGCCCCGGAGGACACGGTGGTACTGGGCGGGCCCGGCGACTACGCGCCGCGCGGATATCTGTGCACCTCGGAGATGAAGGCGCGGCCCAAGGCGGTACCGACGCTGGGCGTGGGCACAGGCACGGGGGCCTGA
- a CDS encoding HAMP domain-containing sensor histidine kinase, which yields MSDAVKRSLLTGLRWTSLRLRLVVVFALVALTAAVSASGIAYWLNREAVLTRTQDSALGDFRQEMQSRAASLPLHPTRDDLQNAAVQMASSSPGYSVLLVDERDTGKPIVGNSDLDTFTLDNVPLSLQKAVNKKQPVEAGNKYEYHLFWQRTSIRGTPYLVGGTKIIGGGPTGYMLKSLDQERQDLNSLAWSLGIATGLALIGSALLAQAAATTVLRPVQRLGDAARKLGEGKLDTRLVVSGTDELADLSRTFNRTASSLEKRVADMSARDEASRRFVADMSHELRTPLTALTAVTEVLEDEADSLDPMIAPAVRLVVSETRRLNDLVENLMEVTRFDAGTARLVLDTVDVADQVTACIDARAWLDAVDLDAERGMMVRLDPRRLDVILANLIGNALKHGGSPVRVAVRTEGDQLVIEVRDHGPGIPEDVLPHVFDRFYKASASRPRSEGSGLGLSIAMENAHIHGGDITASNSPDGDGAVFVLRLPRDAETLTRSAGGHDAGDQDEEGEAT from the coding sequence GTGAGCGACGCCGTCAAACGGAGCCTGCTCACCGGGCTTCGCTGGACCAGTCTGCGGCTGCGGCTCGTCGTGGTGTTCGCGCTGGTGGCGCTGACCGCCGCGGTGTCCGCGTCGGGGATCGCGTACTGGCTGAACCGCGAGGCCGTGCTGACGCGCACCCAGGACTCCGCGCTCGGGGACTTCCGCCAGGAGATGCAGAGCCGGGCGGCCTCGCTGCCACTCCACCCCACCAGGGACGATCTGCAGAACGCGGCCGTGCAGATGGCGAGCAGCTCGCCCGGCTACAGCGTGCTGCTGGTCGACGAGCGCGACACCGGCAAGCCGATCGTCGGCAACTCCGACCTGGACACCTTCACGCTCGACAACGTGCCGCTGTCGCTGCAGAAGGCGGTCAACAAGAAGCAGCCGGTGGAGGCGGGCAACAAGTACGAGTACCACCTGTTCTGGCAGCGGACCAGCATCCGCGGCACGCCGTACCTGGTGGGCGGTACGAAGATCATCGGTGGTGGCCCGACCGGCTACATGCTCAAGTCGCTCGACCAGGAACGGCAGGACCTCAACTCCCTCGCCTGGTCCCTGGGCATCGCCACCGGGCTCGCACTGATCGGCTCGGCACTGCTCGCGCAGGCCGCGGCGACGACCGTGCTGCGGCCCGTGCAACGGCTCGGCGACGCCGCCCGCAAGCTCGGCGAGGGCAAGCTCGACACCCGGCTCGTGGTGTCCGGCACGGATGAACTGGCCGATCTCTCCCGTACGTTCAACCGGACCGCGAGTTCGCTGGAGAAGCGGGTCGCGGACATGAGCGCGCGGGACGAGGCGAGCCGGCGGTTCGTCGCCGACATGTCGCACGAGCTGCGCACCCCGCTCACCGCGCTGACCGCCGTCACCGAGGTGCTGGAGGACGAGGCGGACAGCCTCGACCCGATGATCGCGCCCGCGGTGCGTCTGGTGGTGAGCGAGACCCGGCGCCTCAACGACCTGGTAGAAAACCTGATGGAGGTCACCCGCTTCGACGCGGGTACGGCCCGGCTGGTCCTCGACACCGTCGACGTCGCCGACCAGGTCACCGCCTGCATCGACGCCCGTGCCTGGCTGGACGCGGTGGATCTGGACGCCGAGCGCGGCATGATGGTCCGCCTCGACCCGCGCCGGCTCGATGTGATCCTGGCGAATCTGATCGGCAACGCGCTCAAGCACGGCGGTTCGCCGGTACGGGTCGCGGTGCGCACCGAGGGCGACCAACTCGTCATCGAGGTCCGCGACCACGGCCCCGGGATCCCCGAGGACGTGCTGCCGCATGTCTTCGACCGGTTCTACAAGGCCAGCGCCTCGCGGCCGCGTTCCGAGGGCAGCGGTCTCGGTCTTTCGATCGCCATGGAGAACGCGCACATCCACGGCGGTGACATCACGGCCTCGAACTCGCCGGACGGCGACGGCGCGGTGTTCGTGCTGCGGCTGCCGCGCGACGCAGAGACGCTCACCCGTTCCGCCGGTGGGCACGACGCCGGGGACCAGGACGAGGAGGGCGAGGCGACGTGA
- the afsQ1 gene encoding two-component system response regulator AfsQ1, whose product MPFLLLIEDDDAIRTALELSLSRQGHRVATAATGEDGLKLLREQRPDLIVLDVMLPGIDGFEVCRRIRRTDQLPIILLTARSDDIDVVVGLESGADDYVVKPVQGRVLDARIRAVLRRGERESTDSASFGNVVIDRSAMTVTKDGEDLQLTPTELRLLLELSRRPGQALSRQQLLRLVWEHDYLGDSRLVDACVQRLRAKVEDVPSSPTLIRTVRGVGYRLDSPQ is encoded by the coding sequence GTGCCTTTCCTGTTGCTGATCGAGGACGACGACGCCATCCGCACGGCCCTCGAACTCTCGCTGTCACGCCAGGGCCACCGTGTGGCCACTGCGGCGACAGGAGAGGACGGCCTGAAACTGCTGCGTGAGCAGCGGCCGGATCTGATCGTGCTGGATGTGATGCTGCCCGGTATCGACGGCTTCGAGGTGTGCCGGCGTATCCGGCGCACCGACCAGCTGCCGATCATTCTGCTGACCGCACGCAGCGACGACATCGACGTCGTCGTCGGGCTGGAGTCCGGCGCCGACGACTATGTGGTGAAACCTGTGCAGGGCCGGGTGCTCGACGCCCGGATCCGCGCGGTGCTGCGCCGCGGCGAACGCGAATCCACCGACTCCGCGTCCTTCGGGAACGTGGTGATCGACCGATCCGCGATGACCGTGACGAAGGACGGGGAGGATCTGCAGCTCACGCCGACCGAACTGCGCCTCCTGCTGGAGCTGAGCCGCCGGCCGGGCCAGGCCCTGTCGCGGCAGCAGTTGCTGCGGCTGGTCTGGGAGCACGACTACCTCGGTGACTCCCGGCTGGTGGACGCGTGTGTGCAGCGGCTGCGGGCCAAGGTGGAGGACGTGCCGTCCTCGCCGACCCTGATCCGTACCGTCCGGGGTGTGGGCTACCGGCTGGACTCGCCTCAGTGA
- a CDS encoding SigE family RNA polymerase sigma factor: protein MNATHSITASAVVTRLHDVGRSVEKSGVGGGTSLVERSRDLGGGRGCVRGVGRQHTSYMTVVDAPVGGNGGNNGGNAYGEGTGERKAPAQGEDAEAAFTAYVRERRASLYATAYHLTGDRFEAEDLLQSALFSTYRAWDRISDKAAVGGYLRRTMTNLHISAWRRRKLNEYPTEELPETAGDTDAMRGTELRAVLWQALARLPELQRTMLVLRYYEGRTDPEIAAILDISVGTVKSSIWRSLRRLREDEVLSFGRDEEESFGELVA from the coding sequence ATGAACGCAACTCACAGCATCACCGCAAGCGCAGTTGTCACGCGTCTCCACGATGTCGGTCGGAGTGTCGAGAAGTCCGGCGTCGGAGGGGGCACCTCCCTGGTCGAGCGCAGCCGAGACCTCGGGGGAGGGCGGGGGTGCGTTCGTGGCGTCGGGCGTCAGCACACGTCGTACATGACGGTGGTTGACGCGCCTGTGGGGGGCAACGGGGGGAACAACGGGGGCAACGCGTACGGGGAGGGCACGGGGGAGCGGAAGGCCCCGGCGCAGGGCGAGGACGCCGAAGCGGCGTTCACGGCCTACGTCCGGGAGCGCCGCGCCTCCCTGTACGCAACCGCCTACCACCTGACCGGCGACCGGTTCGAGGCCGAGGATCTGCTGCAGAGCGCCCTCTTCTCGACGTACCGGGCGTGGGACCGGATCAGCGACAAGGCGGCGGTCGGCGGCTATCTGCGCCGCACCATGACGAACCTGCACATCAGCGCCTGGCGCAGGCGCAAGCTCAACGAGTACCCGACCGAGGAGCTGCCGGAGACGGCGGGCGACACGGACGCGATGCGCGGCACGGAACTGCGCGCCGTGCTCTGGCAGGCGCTGGCGCGGCTGCCGGAACTCCAGCGCACGATGCTGGTCCTGCGTTACTACGAGGGCCGCACGGATCCGGAGATCGCGGCCATCCTCGACATCAGTGTCGGCACGGTGAAGTCCAGCATCTGGCGGTCGCTCCGCCGGCTGCGCGAGGACGAGGTCCTCAGCTTCGGCCGTGACGAGGAGGAGTCCTTCGGCGAGCTGGTGGCCTGA
- a CDS encoding uridine kinase family protein, whose protein sequence is MLDTNKGTGGSPARVNASHSYPVNAQPIPTRVVLLAGPSGSGKSSLAARTDLPVLRLDDFYKEGDDPTLPLVPGSTDIDWDSAQSWDADAAVAAITELCRTGRTHVPVYDIGTSSRVDREALHIERTPLFVAEGIFAADIVERCQELGVLADALCLRGRPTTTFRRRLLRDLREGRKSVPFLLRRGWRLMRAERRIVARQTALGAHPCGKEEALGRLAAAAAGRCRRAPVTRETA, encoded by the coding sequence ATGCTCGATACCAACAAGGGCACCGGGGGATCCCCTGCGCGGGTCAATGCCTCACACTCGTATCCTGTGAATGCCCAACCGATCCCGACCCGTGTCGTACTGCTCGCGGGCCCTTCCGGCTCCGGCAAGTCCTCCCTCGCCGCCCGCACCGACCTGCCGGTGCTGCGCCTGGACGACTTCTACAAGGAGGGCGACGACCCCACGCTGCCGCTCGTTCCCGGCAGTACGGACATCGACTGGGACTCCGCACAGTCCTGGGACGCCGACGCCGCGGTCGCCGCGATCACGGAGCTGTGCCGCACGGGGCGCACCCACGTCCCGGTCTACGACATCGGCACCAGCTCCCGGGTCGACCGGGAGGCCCTCCACATCGAGCGCACGCCGCTGTTCGTGGCCGAGGGGATCTTCGCGGCGGACATAGTCGAGCGGTGCCAGGAGCTGGGCGTACTGGCGGACGCGCTGTGCCTGCGCGGCCGTCCGACGACGACGTTCCGCCGCCGGCTGCTGCGGGATCTGCGCGAGGGCCGCAAGTCGGTGCCGTTCCTGCTGCGGCGCGGGTGGCGGCTGATGCGGGCGGAGCGGCGGATCGTGGCGCGGCAGACGGCGCTGGGCGCCCATCCGTGCGGCAAGGAAGAGGCGCTGGGCCGGCTGGCCGCGGCTGCGGCCGGGCGGTGCCGACGGGCGCCCGTGACGCGGGAGACTGCGTAG
- a CDS encoding aldehyde dehydrogenase family protein codes for MSDNRLSVFKTYKLYVGGKFPRSESGRVYEVTDSKGKWLANAPRSSRKDARDAVVAARKAFGGWSGATAYNRGQILYRVAEMLEGRKDQFVREVADAEGLSKSKAAAVVDAAIDRWVWYAGWTDKIGQVVGGANPVAGPFFNLSTPEPTGVVAVLAPQESSFLGLVSVIAPVIATGNTAVVIASADSPLPALSLGEVLATSDLPGGVVNILSGRTAEIAAPLASHQDVNAIDLTGADAALAKELEVAAADNLKRVLRPPVSRHHPEKEAQSAAPSSAVDGGATDWTADPGTHRLTAFLETKTVWHPTGALGVSGSSY; via the coding sequence ATGTCCGATAACCGTCTGAGCGTCTTCAAGACCTACAAGCTGTACGTCGGGGGCAAGTTCCCCCGCTCCGAGAGCGGCCGGGTGTACGAGGTGACGGACTCGAAGGGCAAGTGGCTGGCGAACGCGCCCCGGTCCTCCCGCAAGGACGCGCGCGACGCGGTCGTGGCCGCCCGCAAGGCGTTCGGCGGCTGGTCGGGCGCGACGGCGTACAACCGCGGCCAGATCCTCTACCGCGTCGCGGAGATGCTGGAGGGCCGCAAGGACCAGTTCGTACGGGAAGTGGCGGACGCGGAGGGCCTGTCGAAGTCCAAGGCGGCGGCCGTCGTGGACGCGGCGATCGACCGCTGGGTCTGGTACGCGGGCTGGACCGACAAGATCGGCCAGGTCGTGGGCGGGGCGAACCCGGTCGCGGGCCCGTTCTTCAACCTGTCCACCCCCGAACCGACCGGTGTGGTCGCGGTCCTGGCACCCCAGGAGTCGTCGTTCCTGGGCCTGGTCTCGGTGATCGCGCCGGTGATCGCGACCGGCAACACGGCCGTCGTCATCGCCTCCGCGGACTCGCCGCTGCCCGCGCTCTCGCTGGGCGAGGTGCTGGCCACCTCCGACCTGCCGGGCGGAGTGGTGAACATCCTGTCCGGGAGGACGGCGGAGATCGCGGCGCCGCTCGCGTCCCACCAGGACGTGAACGCCATCGACCTCACGGGCGCCGACGCCGCACTGGCGAAGGAGCTGGAGGTCGCGGCGGCGGACAACCTGAAGCGGGTGCTCCGCCCACCCGTCTCCCGCCACCACCCCGAGAAGGAAGCGCAGAGCGCTGCGCCTTCCTCCGCTGTGGACGGCGGCGCTACGGACTGGACGGCCGATCCGGGCACCCACCGCCTGACGGCCTTCCTGGAGACCAAGACGGTCTGGCACCCGACGGGCGCCCTGGGCGTCTCGGGCTCCTCGTACTGA
- a CDS encoding aldehyde dehydrogenase family protein, translating to MASAFEYAPAPESRSVVDIAPSYGLFIDGEFAEAADGKVFKTVSPSSEEVLSEVAQAGAADVDRAVKAARKAFEKWSALPGSERAKYLFRIARIIQERSRELAVLETLDNGKPIKETRDADLPLVAAHFFYYAGWADKLDHAGYGANPRPLGVAGQIIPWNFPLLMLAWKIAPALATGNTVVLKPAETTPLSALFFADICRQAGLPKGVVNILTGYGDAGAALVEHEDVNKVAFTGSTAVGKAIARQIAGTDKRVTLELGGKGANIVFDDAPIDQAVEGIVTGIFFNQGQVCCAGSRLLVQESVQDEVLDALKRRLSTLRLGDPLDKNTDIGAINSAEQLARITALAETGEAEGAERWSAPCELPSAGYWFAPTLFTNVTQAHTIARDEIFGPVLSVLSFRTPDEAVAKANNSQYGLSAGIWTEKGSRILAVANKLRAGVVWANTFNKFDPTSPFGGYKESGFGREGGRHGLEAYLDVR from the coding sequence ATGGCATCTGCATTCGAGTACGCCCCCGCCCCCGAGTCGCGCTCGGTCGTCGACATCGCGCCCTCGTACGGGCTGTTCATCGACGGCGAGTTCGCCGAGGCGGCCGACGGCAAGGTCTTCAAGACCGTCTCGCCGAGCAGCGAAGAGGTGCTCTCCGAGGTCGCGCAGGCCGGTGCGGCCGACGTCGACCGGGCCGTGAAGGCGGCCCGCAAGGCGTTCGAGAAGTGGTCGGCGCTGCCCGGCTCCGAGCGCGCCAAGTACCTCTTCCGGATCGCCCGGATCATCCAGGAGCGCAGCCGGGAGCTCGCCGTCCTGGAAACCCTCGACAACGGCAAGCCGATCAAGGAGACCCGCGACGCGGACCTCCCCCTGGTCGCGGCGCACTTCTTCTACTACGCGGGCTGGGCCGACAAGCTGGACCACGCGGGCTACGGCGCGAACCCGCGCCCGCTCGGCGTCGCCGGCCAGATCATCCCGTGGAACTTCCCGCTGCTGATGCTGGCCTGGAAGATCGCCCCGGCACTCGCCACCGGCAACACGGTGGTCCTCAAGCCCGCCGAGACGACCCCGCTCTCCGCGCTGTTCTTCGCGGACATCTGCCGTCAGGCGGGCCTGCCCAAGGGTGTCGTGAACATCCTCACCGGGTACGGGGACGCGGGCGCCGCCCTCGTCGAGCACGAGGACGTCAACAAGGTCGCCTTCACCGGCTCGACCGCGGTCGGCAAGGCCATCGCCCGCCAGATCGCCGGTACGGACAAGCGGGTCACCCTCGAACTGGGCGGCAAGGGCGCCAACATCGTCTTCGACGACGCCCCGATCGACCAGGCCGTCGAGGGCATCGTCACCGGCATCTTCTTCAACCAGGGCCAGGTCTGCTGCGCGGGCTCGCGGCTCCTCGTGCAGGAGTCGGTCCAGGACGAGGTGCTGGACGCGCTGAAGCGCCGGCTGTCCACACTCCGGCTCGGCGACCCGCTGGACAAGAACACCGACATCGGCGCGATCAACTCCGCGGAGCAGCTCGCCCGGATCACCGCACTCGCCGAGACGGGCGAGGCGGAGGGCGCCGAGCGCTGGTCCGCCCCCTGCGAACTCCCCTCCGCCGGTTACTGGTTCGCCCCGACGCTGTTCACCAACGTCACTCAGGCGCACACCATCGCGCGCGACGAGATCTTCGGCCCGGTGCTGTCGGTGCTGTCGTTCCGCACGCCCGACGAGGCGGTCGCCAAGGCCAACAACAGCCAGTACGGCCTCTCGGCCGGCATCTGGACGGAGAAGGGCTCCCGCATCCTCGCGGTGGCGAACAAGCTCCGGGCGGGCGTCGTCTGGGCCAACACGTTCAACAAGTTCGACCCGACCTCGCCCTTCGGCGGCTACAAGGAGTCGGGCTTCGGCCGCGAAGGCGGCCGTCACGGCCTGGAGGCGTACCTCGATGTCCGATAA
- the deoC gene encoding deoxyribose-phosphate aldolase codes for MPTTAPAFSDATASDSALRRFLHGLPGVDAVGLEARAASLGTRSIKTTAKAYAIDLAISMIDLTTLEGADTPGKVRALAAKAVNPDPTDRTTPRTAAVCVYPDMAATAVAALSGSGVKVASVATAFPAGRAALDVKLADVRDAVAAGADEIDMVIDRGAFLSGRYLKVYEEILAVKAECARADGTDARLKVIFETGELSTYDNIRRASWLGMLAGADFIKTSTGKVGTNATPANTLLMLEAVRDFRAQTGVQIGVKPAGGIRTSKDAIKFLVLVNETAGQDWLDNHWFRFGASSLLNDLLMQRQKLSTGRYSGPDYVTVD; via the coding sequence ATGCCCACCACAGCTCCTGCATTCTCCGACGCGACCGCGTCCGACAGTGCGCTGCGCCGCTTCCTGCACGGGCTGCCCGGCGTCGACGCCGTCGGCCTCGAAGCGCGCGCCGCGTCCCTCGGAACCCGTTCGATCAAGACGACGGCCAAGGCGTACGCCATCGACCTGGCCATCTCGATGATCGACCTGACGACGCTGGAAGGCGCGGACACCCCGGGCAAGGTCCGGGCCCTCGCCGCCAAGGCCGTCAATCCCGACCCGACCGACCGCACGACCCCGCGCACCGCGGCGGTCTGTGTCTACCCCGACATGGCGGCGACCGCCGTCGCCGCGCTGTCCGGTTCCGGTGTGAAGGTGGCGTCCGTGGCGACGGCCTTCCCCGCCGGCCGCGCCGCGCTCGACGTCAAGCTCGCGGATGTCCGCGACGCCGTGGCCGCCGGGGCCGACGAGATCGACATGGTGATCGACCGGGGAGCCTTCCTCTCCGGCCGCTACCTGAAGGTGTACGAGGAGATCCTCGCCGTGAAGGCGGAGTGCGCGCGGGCCGACGGCACCGACGCACGCCTGAAGGTGATCTTCGAGACGGGCGAGCTGTCCACGTACGACAACATCCGCCGCGCCTCCTGGCTCGGCATGCTGGCGGGTGCCGACTTCATCAAGACGTCGACCGGCAAGGTGGGCACCAACGCCACGCCCGCGAACACCCTGCTGATGCTGGAGGCCGTGCGTGACTTCCGCGCGCAGACCGGCGTACAGATCGGCGTGAAGCCGGCCGGCGGCATCCGCACGTCCAAGGACGCGATCAAGTTCCTGGTGCTGGTGAACGAGACCGCGGGCCAGGACTGGCTGGACAACCACTGGTTCCGGTTCGGCGCCTCCAGCCTCCTGAACGACCTGCTGATGCAGCGCCAGAAGCTCAGCACCGGCCGTTACTCCGGCCCCGATTACGTGACGGTGGACTGA